Sequence from the Spirochaetota bacterium genome:
AGCTTCGGCGTGAAATTGAGCTTTCTCGCCGCGGCGTACACCTTTTCGCGGAGCTCACGGGTGACTGCGGGATGGGCGTTGAATACGCGGCTCGCCGTCCCGAGCGACACCTCGGCTTCGCGGGCGACATCGACGACGGATGGCTGTCCCTTTTTCATGGGTATAGCATAAATGAAATATTTCATTTTGTCAATGAAATGTTTCATATCACAGCTTGGTACACGTGCCAGTACGGCAGGGATATACACTGCAAAAAAATTGACAAATGAAAGGAAAAATCCTATACTGAAAGTATACACCTGCGGTTCACGACCCGCGTTGCTTGTTGTTGCGCGCATTGTGATCATGGGGTACGCGGATGAGCACAAGATCAGCGTAGTGTGTTCGTACACGCCGTTGCAGCAGCGAACATCTGTGGGGAGCGATCTTCTATGAGTGAGACCTTTCACGTCGCACAAACGGCGGCGTATATCCGTTCTATCATCACATGCATCGTCATCGTGTCGAGTATGGCGGTGTTCGCTCAGGAGACGAACACCGAGGCCGTCGTCGATCCGGAAGCCACCAATGAGATGATATACAGCGATGCCGTGCAGCTTGCGCGTAATGCCGAATATGAACAGGCGATAGCCCGCTGGAAAGAAATACCGAGCACATCGTCATATTATGAGAACGCAAAGAACGCCATCGCGAAGGCGCGGGAGCGCTTTTCCGAAAGCCTCTACAACGATGCGGTGGAAATGGAACAGCAGGGCAAATCGCTCGAAGCGGTCGCGAATTGGAAGCGTGTACCCGCAGGCACCGCATATTACGAACGCGCGCGGGAGGCGCTCAAACGATACCCGCCCGACGGCATGCAGGTCAATACGACCAAAACGGTACTTCTCTTCACATCGATAGGGTTCGGCGCGCTTGCAGTTACGGTCGGCAGTTTTTCCATCCTTGATAAGATAAGTGATGCGGACACATTGCACCGGTACAATACGGGTGCGGCAACGCTGTCGACAGCGGAATATGACAGCCTTTGGCGCAAGCATCTCGATCTGGTGAGCGGCGGGAACATGAAGACATCGCTTGCGCTTTCGCTTGCGGTCACATCGATCGGATTTTTTGCATGGTGGCTGCTCACCCCTGTATATATCCCTGAAGCGAAAAGAACATCATTACTGCTCTCCCCCACGTTCGCGTGTGACGGTGCGGGGATGACGTTAACGTATCGATTCTGAGATGAAGACGGGGGATGACGCCATGCGTATAAAACTAGTCGCAGCCATTACAGCCATGGTCTTTGTTTTCGGTTGTATCAACGGACCGGGCGATCGCCTCAATGTATTCGATCCGCATTCGGAACAGAACCCGCAGTTCTATAGCGGATATCCGAAGAGCGCGACCGTTGTATTCCGCGGTGCTATCTGTGTTACATTGAAGCTGGAATCACCGGCTATGGTATATGCCGTGGCAGTACCGGTCGCTGCACCGGCTCCGAGTTTTGCGGAAGTTACGAATGGAAGGGGTTCTTCATATACAATGCCGCTTGGCTCAGGCCAGAAATGGATGCCCATTTCTGATAAAGAATACGTCATTGCTGTAGCAGGCACGAATGTCCTCACGAATACCACCGCCATATACGTATCGGCCATGAACCCCTCATATCCGGACAAGGCGACGAATGTTACGCGCGTTCTTATCACATCCGCTGATATTGCCGTTGAGGCATCGCCCGCATTCTGGCTCGATGCCATGGATACCGACAGATCGATCCGTACGAACACCGCAGGTGTGGTGCTCTTTTGGGCGGACAAAAGTGTGAACAACCCTCCTACCGGCGAACGCTGTGCGACAAACAACATAATTGCACGTTGCCCTCGGTACCTCAAGAATGCAATGTATGAAAAGCCAGCTGTGTGGTTCGATGGAATTGATGATACCTTATATAACACAACCTACCCTGCGGCAATGAACAATTATACATTCTTTATGGTGGTGCAATCACTGCAGCGGGGCGCTGTGTCTGCACGCTTGTGTTGGGTAAGGAATTCAGGAAATTGCATAATCGTTCCGTATCTCGGGGCTGCTCTCTCGCCTATCGGTGATCAATGGCGATGGTATGCGGCGTTCCCCTTTTGGGCATATATACCGATCACGACGAGCGGCGGCGCGAATTATCCGGGGATAATCGCGATGTCTGCCGACGCCAACGTCTCAACGTTGAAGTCTTTTTTCAACGGGCAGTTCATATCGTCCGATTCCCCACATCCACAATGGTTCACCTCGGCTGGATTCTACCTTGGCGGAGACAACGCAAGCCCTCCCAGTTATCCCCTTTCCTGCATAATATCCGAGGTCATCTATTTTGCAGCGACCCTGACCGACCTGGAACGATACAATGTCGAACGATACCTGAAAAGCAAATGGGATATTCCCTGAACATGAAAATTGATCCGAGGAGCATTGAATGAAAGCCGGTCTCTCAATACGCCGCGGGGCATGCGTTCTTTCGATCTGTATATCGTTCGGTGCTATGCTCTCGGGATTGAACATCGACAGGGACGTCACTATCGATACCTATCCGCAGACGTTCTATAATCTTTTCGGGGATGTTATCGGCGGCGTCGAGGGCATGCGCTTTGTATTCGATTACTTCGATTACCAGACGACCGCACAATCGATGACCAATTACCAGGAGGGCTTCCTCGCGAATACACGATACTATAAGAACGGTCAGACCTTCATCGGCAAATACCAGGGGCTTGCGCTCTTCTCGGACAGGATCGCAGGCGGAATGAACGCGGAATTCGCCGTACAGGAAGCGAACCGCAGAACGATGTATTCATCGTATGTGCTCGCTAATAATCTTCTTGACGGCATCTTCCTCAAGATCAGTTTGCCGCGGGTGTTCCAGATCGACGGCGTTCTGTCGTACCTGAAAACGAATGCACCGGATACTGCGTCCGGTACAACGTCCACGGGGGATTATGACTATCCCCTTTTCAGGGGCGAGGAGAATAATTATCTCATGGGGTTGAAGTTCTCCCTCGACGCCCTCGCCGGGACGAACGACCTGTTCTCCGTTAAGAACGTCTCCGTATCGTATGCGGGCATCGTTCATCGCGATGTGCTGGCACGCGCGGATATGTTCAACGGGAGCGCCCCGCTCAGTGCAGGCAGCTTCACCAATGACAACTATTCCATCTCGAATATTACGATACGTATCGCCCCGTACCGCTCACGGGATGGCGGGAATTTCACCGCGCTCTACAACGTTGAATATGATTTCGCTGAGAACGGGAAGTCGAACATCGCGGCGATAAATCTTCCCGGTGCGGCCGCATACACCAATTACGACGCCGTCCGCCTCCAATGGTATGTGCGTATCCCCGAGGGAACGAGCTTTACGTTCACCCAGTTACTCAACGGTGTTACCACAAGAAAGGCCATAGCCGTCCGGCTTACGCTCGCCAATTCGTATTATGTGCAGAACGTCATCGGTCCTGTGGAACTCGGCTTCCGCGACAAGAACGAACAGCTCAATCTTCCGCAGGATACGGTGCTCACCTCGCTTAAGCACGATATACGCGATTTCAGCAATTATGGCGTACAGCTTTTCCTCTACGGCATTCCCGTTGCCAATCACAATTTCGGTATCGAAGCATCGATACGGCTGTTCGGCTTTGATATCACCGGCGGCGGCTTCCTTAACCTTCAGATAGCGCAGGCGGCACGTATTAAAGCGGACTATTCCTATAAGGCATCGTATGCATATTTTGCGGAGATGCAGTCGCGTTTCGGCGGATTATTCATGAAATTCGGCGGATACCACTGCGATGGTAATTACTACACCAGTCTGTACACGACCGGGCGCACCAATACCCCTTGGACATATTATCAGGTGCTCGACAACGATAATGACGATTTCCTTACGCCGTATTTTCCCAACAGATTCTCGAGAACGGAGAAGTATGAGTCGCCCACCAATTATGCCGGTGATGTAAACTATAATAACTTCCCGGATTTTCTTGAGGATTTCCTCATGTTCGACAAATACCCGTACTTTTTTGACGCGGGTGATGACAATAATAATAACGGGATAGTGGACAGGAGCGAGGACGATTCTCTCGCGGACCTTCGCTACCGGGAAAACCTCGAGGGTCTTAAGGGAACGGCCGTGTACACGATAATCCCCGGGTTCGACACATCGCTTTTTGCAAGCGCTGAGCGCATCGTTACCTCGCCGGACATCGCGGCCTGGCTTGTGACACCGCGGCTTTCCTGGTATTTCAATAAGCCCGAGGCGACGCTTTTTGCGACGATATCGTACAAGCGTGCCGCGGACGTTATCTACAATAATCTTTCCGAAGGGACGATCACCGAGAGCATAAGCAGCACCAACGATCAGCTCCTTTACACCGACAGCCATGTGGGCGACGCGTATTTCAAGATGTTCATCTATCCGTTCCCGGATTCCCCTCCGCTGAAAACACTGCAGATAAGGACCATTGCGCATGCGGAAGGGAATTTCATCGTAAGCTCAAGCTCCATCGTTCTGCGGAGCGGCATACTCGGGTATGTCGGGTATGGGGTGCCGCTCAATCTCATCAATCCGTCAGATTCATTCCTTCGTTCGCTCGGACTCGATGTGAAGATAATGGCGCATCATATGAACAGGGTCAATTATCCGGCCGTACCGGCGAACGATTTCGCTGAAACGACGTTCGCCGGTATGATCAGGTTCTCGTTCAAGCTGAGCCCAAAGTTCTCGCTCTACAGCGGGTATCAATACATGCAGAAGTTCTTCCCGTACCGTACCATCGACGAATATCGAAAGCACTCGTTCGCCGTGGAGGTCGATATGAACGCCGGCGATCTCATGGGTATCGTAGGTTTCATGCTCGACTATCTCGACTACTCCGACCCGGCAATGTATAAATTCGCCGGTATCAATGACGGTGTCTTTGTGCGCCTTGCGACGAAGATATAGCATCATCCGCCGCGGCACCATCCAGAGCGGCGGAACATGAACGATACCGCGATTGACAGAATAACGCGTATGCCGTACAGTATTTCATCACGCTATCGGAGGCACCCATGTCGGACAGCATGTTGAAAGATGTTTTTTATACGAGCGTCGGGCTGATACTGAAAGGCAAGGAAAAGGTCGAGGAGGCCGCGAAGCGGTTCGTCGCCGACCATCCGATGAACAAGGAAGAAGGCGAGAAATTCGTCCGCGGCGTCATGGACAAGGCCGAGGAAGCGAAGAACGATCTGACGAAGATGGTCGAAGAGGCCGTTGAAAAAGCCGTTCACACAATGGGCCTTGTCACGAAAAAGCAGTTCGATGAACTTGAAAAACGACTGAAAGAGTCGCAGAAAAAATAAAGGCACATCATGGGTACAGGAACGCGGGCACAGTTCCCGAAGCGGGCGGTCATCACCGCGGGGATGCCGTACGGCAATAAAGACCTTCATTTCGGACATATCGGCGGCGTGTTCGTGCAGGCGGACGTGTATGCGCGATTTCTGCGCGACCGCATCGGTGCCGAGAACGTCATCTTCGTTTCAGGCACCGACTGTTACGGTTCGCCCATCGTGGAATATCACCGGAAGCTCACCGAGAAGGGCGAGTACACCGGCGATCTCCCGTCGTTCGTAGAGCAGAATCATGGGCGTCAGCGGGATGTGCTTACGCAGTATCATATCGCCATCGATCTTTTTGCCGCGTCGGGGCTCGGGCGTTCGGGGGAGATACATCGTGAGATGTGTTCATCGTTCTTCGACACGCTTTTTAAGAATGGTTTCCTTGAGAAGATAGCCCGCCCGCAGTTCTTCGACACGAAAGTGAACGCTTTCCTCAACGGGCGCCAAGTGATGGGGCGCTGTCCCGTCAATGGCTGCTCATCGGAGCAGGCGTATGCGGACGAATGTTCGCTCGGGCATCAGTATGAGCCGACCGAGCTCATCGATCCGGTGAGCACCGTGTCCGGCGAAAAACCCGCCATGCGCGATGTCACGAACTGGTACCTGTCGCTCCCGCGTTTCCAAAGCGCGATAGAGGCGTGGCTCAAGGATTTCGCATCGCATCCCGCCGCGCGGCAGTTCGCCGTGCTGAGCATACAGGAATTCCTCGAACCCCCGTCCATTTTCGTGAAGCGCGAAACGCTCGATACGGATGCGGCCCTTCTCGCTTCGCTTCCGGCGCATGACCGTGCCGCTGGGAAAGGATTATCGGACCG
This genomic interval carries:
- a CDS encoding phasin family protein produces the protein MSDSMLKDVFYTSVGLILKGKEKVEEAAKRFVADHPMNKEEGEKFVRGVMDKAEEAKNDLTKMVEEAVEKAVHTMGLVTKKQFDELEKRLKESQKK